From a region of the Thermosipho melanesiensis BI429 genome:
- the cbiD gene encoding cobalt-precorrin-5B (C(1))-methyltransferase CbiD, with amino-acid sequence MNRYGYTTGSCAAAAAKAATYILFNKKIIKTIEIDTPAKIKLELNIFYIEKGNNYVICGIKKDAGDDPDVTHNMIIYAKVEESEKFLITGGEGIGIVTKKGLPVDVGNYAINPVPRKMIEREVKKVLPKEKNVKITIFAPEGVKIAKNTLNEKLGIINGISILGTTGIVEPLSKSAYKKTIELEIKMASAESKELCLVFGNYSKKYAKKNIPMVTMGNFVGFSLECAVKYEIKKVYLIGQIGKMIKVAGGIFNTHSHIADARNEIFTAYLSVNGYNSDILKQTLQANTTEEILEIVNDKKIFKFISQKIKKRCKEYIKGQLDVEVLIFSLKKGILFKTWSDSIDNHCGNRTR; translated from the coding sequence ATGAATAGATATGGATACACAACTGGCTCATGTGCAGCTGCAGCTGCTAAAGCAGCAACTTATATACTCTTCAACAAAAAAATAATTAAAACAATAGAAATTGATACACCAGCGAAAATCAAACTTGAATTAAACATATTCTACATCGAAAAGGGAAATAATTACGTAATATGCGGTATAAAAAAAGATGCCGGTGATGATCCAGATGTTACACATAATATGATTATTTATGCAAAAGTTGAAGAATCAGAAAAATTTTTGATAACAGGCGGTGAAGGTATTGGAATTGTCACAAAAAAAGGTCTCCCTGTAGATGTAGGAAATTATGCAATAAATCCTGTTCCTAGAAAAATGATTGAAAGAGAAGTAAAAAAGGTACTTCCCAAAGAAAAAAATGTAAAAATAACTATATTTGCACCTGAAGGTGTAAAAATAGCAAAAAATACTTTAAACGAAAAATTGGGGATAATAAACGGGATATCAATTTTAGGTACCACTGGTATAGTGGAGCCTTTGTCAAAAAGCGCATATAAAAAAACTATCGAACTTGAAATAAAAATGGCAAGTGCAGAAAGTAAAGAACTATGTTTGGTATTTGGAAACTACAGTAAAAAATACGCAAAAAAGAATATTCCAATGGTCACCATGGGAAATTTTGTGGGATTTTCCCTGGAATGTGCTGTAAAATACGAAATAAAAAAAGTTTATCTAATTGGACAAATAGGAAAAATGATAAAGGTGGCAGGAGGAATATTTAACACACATAGTCACATAGCTGATGCTAGAAATGAGATATTCACTGCATATCTTTCGGTAAACGGCTATAACTCAGATATACTAAAACAAACTTTGCAAGCAAATACCACAGAAGAAATTTTAGAAATAGTTAACGATAAAAAAATTTTTAAATTTATATCTCAAAAGATAAAAAAAAGGTGCAAAGAATATATAAAAGGGCAATTGGATGTAGAAGTATTAATCTTTTCACTTAAAAAAGGAATACTATTCAAAACTTGGAGTGATTCAATTGATAACCATTGTGGGAATAGGACCCGGTAA
- a CDS encoding sirohydrochlorin chelatase has protein sequence MKNILLVAHGSKVEETKQIVFKYFEDIKRKYPNTKLGFMEFNTPSIDDALKEFLNENVTKIYVLPLFLYEGNHIKKDIPEIISKYKINATILPPLLYDKRISEILFERIENL, from the coding sequence ATGAAAAATATATTACTTGTAGCACATGGAAGTAAAGTTGAAGAAACAAAACAAATTGTCTTCAAATACTTCGAAGATATTAAAAGAAAATACCCAAATACAAAGTTAGGCTTTATGGAATTTAACACCCCAAGTATAGATGACGCATTGAAAGAATTCTTGAATGAAAATGTAACTAAAATATACGTGTTACCACTTTTTCTCTATGAAGGCAACCACATAAAAAAAGATATCCCAGAAATTATATCTAAATACAAAATAAACGCAACTATTCTTCCACCTCTATTGTACGACAAAAGAATATCAGAAATTTTGTTTGAAAGGATTGAAAATTTATGA
- the cobT gene encoding nicotinate-nucleotide--dimethylbenzimidazole phosphoribosyltransferase — translation MTLREKVIHRLNNLTKPVGSLGYLEEIALKIALIQEKEIPELFKDKRVYVFVSDHGIVEENVSAYPKEVTYQMVFNFLNKGAAINVFSNHVDANVYVVDAGVDYDFEDHPFLIKKKVGYGTKNFSKGPAMTKDEALLSINYGRQIANDAIESGADLLAIGDMGIGNTTTATAMAAAFGYNIDDILDIGTPIDNERLKNKKKAVERAIEINKPDKNDALDVLAKVGSYCIGEMAGFILQAAEKRVPVVIDGFPTTAGFLLAYKMDEKVKEYALFGHKSKVKGHKVIMDSLGVRPILDLDMRLGEGTGAVLSMPIIEAAIKMIREMATFESANVSKGVDQEVAR, via the coding sequence GTGACATTAAGGGAAAAAGTTATTCACAGATTAAACAACCTTACAAAACCTGTCGGAAGTTTAGGATATCTCGAAGAAATAGCACTTAAAATAGCCTTAATACAAGAAAAAGAAATTCCGGAACTTTTTAAAGACAAAAGAGTGTATGTGTTTGTGTCGGACCATGGTATTGTCGAAGAAAATGTTTCGGCTTATCCAAAAGAGGTTACGTATCAAATGGTTTTTAACTTTTTAAACAAAGGAGCTGCAATTAACGTCTTCTCTAATCACGTTGATGCAAATGTATATGTGGTAGACGCCGGAGTGGACTATGATTTTGAAGACCATCCCTTCCTCATTAAAAAGAAAGTGGGGTACGGTACAAAAAATTTTTCCAAAGGTCCTGCCATGACCAAAGATGAGGCACTCCTTTCTATTAACTACGGAAGACAAATTGCAAATGATGCCATTGAAAGTGGCGCTGATTTACTCGCCATAGGGGATATGGGAATAGGTAACACAACAACGGCAACGGCAATGGCAGCTGCATTTGGATATAACATAGATGACATTCTGGATATAGGAACTCCCATAGATAATGAAAGGTTAAAAAATAAGAAAAAAGCGGTAGAAAGGGCAATAGAGATAAACAAACCGGATAAAAATGATGCGCTAGATGTACTGGCAAAGGTGGGAAGTTACTGTATAGGTGAGATGGCAGGATTTATATTACAGGCAGCGGAAAAGAGGGTTCCGGTGGTAATAGATGGATTTCCAACGACAGCGGGATTTTTACTAGCATACAAGATGGATGAAAAAGTAAAGGAATATGCGTTATTTGGACACAAATCAAAGGTAAAAGGACATAAGGTGATAATGGATAGTTTAGGGGTAAGACCGATATTAGATCTTGATATGAGACTTGGAGAAGGTACTGGTGCGGTTTTATCAATGCCCATTATAGAAGCTGCAATTAAGATGATAAGGGAAATGGCTACTTTTGAATCTGCAAATGTTTCAAAGGGAGTGGATCAGGAGGTTGCAAGATGA
- the cbiE gene encoding precorrin-6y C5,15-methyltransferase (decarboxylating) subunit CbiE — protein MIQLITIVGIGPGNPKYITLEGLEKIKQAKVLVGGKRHLDLFDCEKKIIIDKNFDISTLYSYENVVILASGEPSLYGIANTILKHIKNVEIIPGISCVQYMASKIKISLNNLRVISLHGKEEDFISTLKKENVFLFTDKIRTPQYIAKKLVENEMLNYSIFVGENLSYENEKIYKFPTKKLLNFEKNFEINSVIILKE, from the coding sequence GTGATTCAATTGATAACCATTGTGGGAATAGGACCCGGTAATCCAAAATATATTACCCTTGAAGGTTTAGAAAAAATCAAACAAGCAAAAGTATTAGTTGGTGGGAAAAGACACCTAGACTTGTTTGATTGTGAGAAGAAAATAATTATAGATAAAAACTTTGACATCTCAACACTTTATAGCTATGAAAACGTTGTTATTCTTGCATCAGGAGAACCAAGCTTGTACGGTATCGCAAATACTATATTAAAACACATTAAAAATGTGGAAATTATTCCTGGAATAAGTTGTGTTCAATATATGGCAAGTAAAATAAAAATAAGCCTAAATAATCTAAGGGTTATAAGTCTTCATGGAAAAGAAGAAGATTTCATATCAACATTAAAAAAAGAAAACGTCTTTTTATTTACCGATAAAATTAGAACGCCACAATACATAGCCAAAAAATTAGTTGAAAACGAAATGTTAAACTACTCCATATTCGTTGGTGAAAATTTATCTTATGAAAATGAAAAGATATACAAATTTCCAACAAAAAAACTTTTAAATTTTGAAAAAAATTTTGAGATAAACTCCGTAATCATATTAAAGGAGTAA
- a CDS encoding precorrin-8X methylmutase — translation MKFSNPMEIEKRSFFLIQKELKKEHPKEILDIVTRVIHATADFEYEELLIFSNNPIDAFKNAIKNGENIVTDTNMIKAGINKSILEKYNVKINCYVEDEDVKEIAQKRQITRSIAAMEKALNKNNSIFVIGNAPTALFTLCNYIEKGTFYPNVVIGVPVGFVGAKESKELLLKQNVPSITTKGRKGGSTVAVAIVNALLKMVENE, via the coding sequence ATGAAATTTTCAAATCCTATGGAAATAGAAAAAAGAAGCTTTTTTCTCATACAAAAAGAGCTTAAAAAAGAACATCCAAAAGAAATATTAGATATCGTAACACGTGTTATACATGCAACAGCAGATTTTGAATACGAAGAACTACTTATATTTTCAAACAATCCTATTGATGCCTTCAAAAACGCTATTAAAAACGGAGAGAATATAGTAACAGATACAAACATGATAAAGGCAGGAATAAATAAAAGTATATTGGAAAAATACAATGTAAAAATTAATTGTTACGTCGAGGATGAAGATGTAAAAGAAATTGCACAAAAAAGACAAATTACCCGTTCTATTGCCGCAATGGAAAAGGCTTTAAATAAAAATAATTCAATATTTGTAATTGGCAACGCACCTACAGCCCTTTTTACACTATGTAACTACATAGAAAAGGGAACATTTTACCCAAATGTGGTTATTGGTGTACCTGTAGGATTTGTTGGTGCAAAAGAGTCAAAAGAACTTTTGTTAAAACAAAATGTACCTTCAATAACCACAAAAGGGAGAAAAGGTGGAAGCACCGTTGCAGTTGCAATAGTTAACGCTCTGTTAAAGATGGTGGAAAATGAATAG